The Saccopteryx leptura isolate mSacLep1 chromosome 2, mSacLep1_pri_phased_curated, whole genome shotgun sequence genome has a window encoding:
- the LOC136393893 gene encoding lysozyme C, milk isozyme-like, whose protein sequence is MTAHSEMLLCPKDIKDNSILGIPASPWVPLAAKMRSILIISILSCFFAAYNAKVFTKCELAQKMKAKGMDGFHGYSLANWVCMAQYESDFDTQAFNEKNDNGSSDYGLFQLNNRWWCSDSKHPSVNACKTTCSKFLDDNIDDDIICIKRAVKDPQGMSAWRAWEKHCKNTDLSQYLASCNL, encoded by the exons ATGACTGCCCATTCAGAGATGCTTTTGTGCCCAAAGGATATAAAAGACAACAGCATCCTGGGCATACCAGCCAGTCCTTGGGTTCCACTAGCTGCAAAAATGAGGTCAATTCTGATCATCTCCATCCTCAGCTGCTTCTTTGCAGCTTACAATGCCAAAGTCTTCACCAAGTGTGAGCTGGCCCAGAAGATGAAGGCCAAGGGAATGGATGGCTTCCATGGCTACAGCCTGGCAAACT GGGTCTGCATGGCTCAGTATGAGAGTGACTTCGACACTCAGgcctttaatgaaaaaaatgacaatggcagCAGTGACTATGGGCTCTTCCAGCTGAacaacaggtggtggtgcagtgacaGCAAGCATCCCTCAGTCAACGCCTGCAAAACAACGTGCAGCA AGTTTCTGGATGATAACATTGATGATGACATCATCTGTATCAAGAGGGCTGTGAAAGATCCTCAAGGGATGTCTGCTTG GAGAGCCTGGGAAAAACACTGCAAAAACACGGATTTGTCCCAATACCTGGCCAGCTGCAACCTGTGA